In Bos indicus x Bos taurus breed Angus x Brahman F1 hybrid chromosome 21, Bos_hybrid_MaternalHap_v2.0, whole genome shotgun sequence, one DNA window encodes the following:
- the UBR7 gene encoding putative E3 ubiquitin-protein ligase UBR7 has product MAGAEEPAGRQSELEPVVSLVDVLEEDEELENEACAVLGGSDSEKCSYSQGSVKRQALYACSTCTPEGEEPAGICLACSYECHGSHKLFELYTKRNFRCDCGNSKFKNLECKLFPDKAKINSGNKYNDNFFGLYCICKRPYPDPEDEIPDEMIQCIVCEDWFHGRHLGAIPPESGDFQEMVCQACMKRCSFLWAYAAQLAVTKVTTEDDGLVLNVDGVGDQEVIKTENGAHQDNVLEEDVPEHGKAIVKEVKAEQTNEPCTSSSSESDLQKAFQNQHLNTESQSGCKLEELKAKQFIKKDTATYWPLNWRSKLCTCKDCMKMYGDLDVLFLTDEYDTVLAYENKGKVDQAADRRDPLMDTLNSMNRVQQVELICEYNDLKTELKDYLKRFADEGTVVKREDIQQFFEEFQSKKRRRVDGMQYYCS; this is encoded by the exons ATGGCCGGAGCCGAGGAGCCAGCTGGGCGACAGTCGGAGTTGGAGCCCGTGGTATCGTTGGTCGATGTACTTGAGGAGGACGAGGAGCTGGAGAATGAGGCTTGCGCCGTCCTGGGCGGCAGTGACTCGGAGAAGTGCTCCTACTCGCAG GGTTCAGTAAAGAGACAAGCACTGTATGCCTGCAGTACGTGCACTCCAGAGGGAGAAGAACCAGCAGGAATTTGCCTGGCTTGCAGTTATGAATGTCATGGAAGTCATAAACTATTTGAGCTGTacacaaaaag aAATTTTCGTTGTGATTGCGGAAACAGCAAGTTTAAAAATTTGGAATGCAAATTATTTCCT GACAAAGCAAAGATAAATTCTGGCAATAAGTACAATGACAACTTTTTTGGATTGTACTGCATTTGCAAGAGACCTTACCCTGATCCTGAAGATGAG ATTCCAGATGAGATGATCCAGTGTATAGTCTGTGAAGATTGGTTCCATGGAAGG CATCTTGGCGCCATTCCTCCTGAGAGTGGGGATTTCCAAGAGATGGTGTGCCAGGCTTGCATGAAGCGCTGTTCTTTCTTGTGGGCTTACGCTGCACAGCTGGCAG TAACAAAAGTAACTACTGAAGATGATGGGTTGGTGCTGAATGTTGATGGAGTAGGTGATCAAGAAGTTATCAAAACTGAAAATGGAGCTCATCAAGATAATGTCCTCGAAGAGGATGTTCCAGAACATGGAAAGGCTATTGTGAAGGAAGTTAAAGCAGAGCAGACAAACGAACCATGTACCAGCTCTAGTTCTGAATCTGATCTCCAG AAAGCATTTCAGAATCAACATCTCAACACAGAATCACAGTCTGGCTGCAAACTTGAGGAGCTTAAAGCTAAGCAGTTTATAAAGAAAGACACTGCCACCTATTGGCCCCTGAACTGGAGGAGCAAGTTGTGTACCTGCAAAGACTGTATG aaaatgtatggCGATCTAGATGTCCTGTTCCTGACAGATGAATACGACACAGTTCTGGCTTATGAAAACAAAGGCAAGGTTGACCAGGCAGCTGACAGGAGAGACCCTCTAATGGACACCCTTAATAGCATGAACAGAGTCCAGCAAGTGGAACTTATTTGTG AATACAATGACTTGAAGACTGAACTTAAAGACTATCTCAAGAGATTTGCTGATGAAGGCACA
- the GON7 gene encoding EKC/KEOPS complex subunit GON7, which yields MELLGEYIGLEGRRQQLRVPCEAPGVTDPFQSLLSGVAQMRELVTELFGSQVQQEAQDRVTAAPDEALDGDDEDDSEDENNTDNRTNSDGPSAKRQKTPS from the exons ATGGAGCTGTTGGGAGAGTACATCGGACTGGAAGGGCGGCGACAGCAGCTACGGGTGCCCTGTGAGGCGCCGGGCGTCACCGACCCTTTCCAGAGCTTGTTGTCCGGTGTGGCTCAGATGAGGGAGCTGGTGACTGAGCTCTTCGGCTCTCAGGTACAGCAGGAAGCACAGGACCGGGTGACGGCGGCTCCCGACGAGGCCTTGGACG gtgatgatgaagatgattcAGAAGATGAAAATAACACTGATAACAGAACTAATTCAGATGGACCATCTGCAAAACGGCAAAAAACACCATCTTAA